TCAGTCAATAAGTCTAAAACCGAATTTAGGTGATCTAATTATTTTCAACTCAAGGAGACCTCATGCAATTACACAATTTAAAAATGGTCGACGGGTTACTGTTCAGTGTTTCATCGGATTAAATCAAAATAGATCATTATCACTGTGGACATGAAAAAATTGAAAAAAAATCAAAAATCGAATGTGATCTATATTGGATCAACCTCATGGTTGACTATACAAGATTGCAAACTTATTTCAAAACATCAATGCTTCGTTAAAATACGCAAAAAAACTTTTACACATATGAACAAGTCATATGAATTTTTAAAAAAAGCTATTGATCAACGCGTTCCGATTTATGGAATTAATACTCAATTTGGAGATCAGGTAACTCTGCTTGACGAAAACTTTGAAGGGTCTTCTAAAGAGTACTATGAATCCATCGAAAATAGACAGAAAGCATTAATTAATTCTCATTGTTGTGGATTGGGGGATGTTGTTCTAATTGATTTCGTCAGAGTGGCAATGATACTTCGTGCTCATTGCCTATCACAAGGATATTCAGGCGTAAAATACAGCGCAGTTAACGCATTGGTATCTTTTTATAATCATGATATCAATCCAATTGTGAGGCAATTTGGATCAATTGGAGCAAGTGGAGATTTAATTCCCTTAGCGTCTATAGCGACAGCAATAATTGGAGGTAATACTGAAGTTGTTTATAGAGGCAAAATAATAAAAGCGACGCAGGCTCTTAAACTAACAGGCTTACAAAAATACAACCCTCAAATCCGCGAAGGTCTGGCAATGATTAATGGGACCACTTTTATGACCGCAATTGCTGCTTTAGCAGTATATGAACTTAAACGCCTTTTTGATCAAATGCTCACAGCGATAGCTTTATCGCTTGAATCATTGAAGGTTATTGATTGCGCTTATCATCCTTTGGTGCATGAAGTTAAGAGACACAAAGGGGAAATTGAGGTTAATAATTTTGTATTAGCTTGTTGGAGAGGGAGCCAACTAATAACGAATATAAACGAAGCAAGATCCAAATTAGAAAGACCTATTCAAGATTATTATTCTTTACGATCTGTCTCACAGGGATTTGGACCTTTTTTTGAAAATTTAGACCGATCAATTAATTGGATTGAAAATGAGATAAATTCAGTAAACGATAACCCTATTATTGATCTTGATAATGCCAAAATCCATCATGGGGCTAACTTCATGGGTTATTACATTACCGATGCCTGTGATCTTTTGAAAATGAATATCGCACAAGCTGCCACCTGGATACATGCGCTATTAGCAGTTATGGTTCATCCACGAAAAAATAATGCGCTTCCTGCAAACTTGGTGAAAGATCCAAGTAATCAGAATGGATTTCGTCCTCTACAATTGCTTGCCGCATCGATTACAGTCCAATGTAGAAAACTAGCACAATGTCATCAATCATACATGCTTCCAACCGAAGGTGATAATCAGGATGTTAATAGCTTAGGGACACACGCCGCTTTCGACTTACAAAATGCAGTTACTTACTTAGACAAGCTAACAGCCATTTTATATCTAGCGGTTGCTCAAGCGCTTGAATTAAGAGGGATCGAAAAAATAAGTGATACGGGTAAAAAAATTTTAGCATCTATCAGAAAAGTAAGTCCTACCATTGGCAAATGCAGGCCGTTAACCAATGAATTAAACAATGTCGTAATGATGTTAAGAGAAGAGAAAATATAAATCGGAGAGCGAAGATGTCTAGTAATTTGCCATCCCCTTTCATTTCATTTAATGATGTTTTGTGCCAAAACGCTATTAAGTATGAAAACAAGATCGCTTTATCAGAAATTTATCCTGGTAATAGGAAAAATCAATTTGTTACCTATGGCGAATTATTATCAATGATTAATTCTTCTTTATATTTGTTTGAAACTTTCAACGGACGTAAGGCGCTCTTAATTTATTCAAGCGGCATTGATTTTGTCATTGCCTTCATGGCTTGTCTTTCTTCGGGAGTAATCCCAATACCAATTGAGCCTATCAATGAATCGAATTTTAAAGATAAAACGAAAAACTTAAAAAAACTAATTGATGAATTAAAAATTGATGTGATTTTTTCAAATGCTTCAATTTGTGAAATCATCAATAAAAATAATGAGTATTTTAACTATTTGGGATTGGTAGATATTGTTGACACCTCAGGATACGATAAAAATACATGGTGTGCTTCATATGACAGTTCAGAATTCAGGGCTGAAGAGAGCGAAATGTTAACCCTCCTGCCATCTAAGCCTACATTTGGCGTGAGAGGGCCGGAAAATAATTTTGGGATGCCGAGTGTAGATGCAAAATTTAATGCTAATGAGACTGCTTGGATGCAGCGCTCATCGGGAACAACGGGTGCGATTAAATATATCATTCTAACTCATGGCAATATCATGCATAGTTTAATCAGTAATTCTCAGCACTGGAATTTAACACATGCAGATGTTTCATTAACATGGACACCACACTATTATATTTATGGATTAATGACAGGCATTTTATTGCCACTGTTTAGTGGCAATACTGCTTATATTATGTCTTCTACATATTTTGTAGATAATCCAATTTTTTGGCTTCAGTCTATCTCTAAATATCAAGTTACTTATAGCGGTTGTTTAATATATGGATATCAGCTTTGTATAAGCCAAGCAGGGAGAAGTGAGGCTAAAAACCTTGATTTGTCGAGTTGGAGAATTGCAATATGCGGCGGCGAATTAATTGACGAAGGAATATTAAAAAAATTCAGGAGAACATTTGAAAAATTCGGATTTAGTGAAAAAATATTTTGCCCTTCATATGGAATGTCAGAGTTTACCGGTTTTATCACTTCCTCTTATCCTGGTACAAAATATAATGTTTATAACTTCAGCAAAAAAATAAAAATGAGAAATAAGATTGGAAAATTCATAATGACGAAGAGCGTTGTTAGCTGCGGTAAAGCTGGGCAGCACTCGAAAATAAATATCATCGATTCTGAAACATTAATAGAACTACCACCAGGCGAGGTGGGTGAAGTATGTTTGACGGGATCTGCTTTATTTGAGAACTATTTCCACAAAGAAAAGGATTTGTTTAGAATTGATAATCAATATTATTTTAGAACAGGTGACTTAGGGTTTTTATTTAAGGATGAATTGTACTTAATGGGCAGACTGAACGATCTCCTCAAGATAGGAAAGAAAACATATCTTATCACAGAAATTGAATTTTATATTAACTCCTTAAGCCTATTATTTAAATATCAAGCAACAGTCATTGTATATGTGAACGAAAATATCACCCTTTTCCAAGAAATTCATCATGAAGATGCTAATGAAACACTGGTTTCGTTGGGATGGGTTCTACGTAAATCCGTGTTACAGCGATTTGATATTTTAATTACAAATATTGTTTATTTAAAGTCAGGGTCATTTCCAAGAACTGTAAACGGTAAAATAAATAGAGCATGCTTCAAAACAGCAAACTTCTCTGATGGCTTGGTAATTCTTTATGAAGATAATGATTATTTAGATCAATTCATAAAGCATGTTTATATTTCGTAGTCCATATTCTCATTTATGGAGGTTAAATGAAAAACGGACAATCGTTTCTATTACGTATTATTTCGTTAAAATCATGGTGAGTAAACATGCCGAAAATGAAGAAAGTTATCGTATTAAAAAATACGCATCCATCAAAACAAATTAGATATTATTTAGATAATAATTTACCGATTCCAAATAAATTACAGTCTGGATATGAATCATCCGTTAGGAGTCAATTTCGATTGGCCAAATATATTAATGACAACCCCAATAAAATTTATATTTATGAGAATAATTATGACTTGCGACATGGACATTATGATTACATAGATGAGCAGGCGGAAGATTTATTTCCAGACGGCCTTCCGAAAAAATATAGCCTACTAACATTAGGACAAAAAAACTTTTTAGCTTGTTACGGTGGTGTTATGCTTTGTGTAGGAAAAAATATAATAAAACAAACGTACAGTGATAGCCAAATTCTTTTAGATAAAACGCAATTTTATAAAAAAACAGGTCTGTCAAGTGCTGCTGAAAAAAATTTGGCAAGAGAAAGCTGGGAAGATTTAAATCGCGAATATTTAGCCATTGATAATGCTATTAAACTTGGAAATGAATTAGGTGAAGAGCAGGTATATATTATTTACGGTGGGGCTCATCTATTTATAGATCTTGCAGTATGTTTCCCAGGAATAGATCTTAGTGTAGAGAATCTAGAGTCTATGACAGGAACTTTTTTAATAGAAGCTAAAAAACAAGAACAAGCTGAATGGAACGTGCGTCCTGCAATCAATTGCGATCTAATCAATCAGCAATTTTTCGCAAAGCCCATGCTCCACAATAGTCGTGATTCGCAGCTGTCCTCATCATTTCTGGATGTTAGCATTGTTGCGGGTATCATCGCCTTGCTAGGATTAATGTGTTTTGGAATATTCAAGTTAGCCAAATTTTGTTGGAAATTACCCCAACGAGAGCAACAGCATAAACTGAAATCGATGTGATTATAATCATTCCGTAAAAATCGAATCTTGAATGTAATCGCAATTTAGAGATTAGCCTCGAGTCCTTTTCGTCTAGCATACGGAAATGGAGCAATTTAAAAGCGCAATATGCAAACTTTCGGTTTGCGTAAAAATGCATATTTACGGTATGATTTATGATAATAAAATCGGCATTTCCAAGCACATAACAATCTCATATCCAAAAGTCACAATCTAATTTTTTTGGGTTTTTATCGATAAGCTAAGAAAAGGTTAAGGTGGGTTAGGTATGATTCAACCCATACAACGCAATCTTTTAACACTAAGGTGACTTTTGTGGAATTGAACCGAGAACCATGGCCGATTGATTTAGGGGAATGGCCCCTTGATATATTAATGCAAATGCTGAAGTGGATTCCTTACAAAGATATCGCACATCTTAGCCAAGCAAATCATGCTTTGCTTGGCATTTGCCGAAGCAATCGGCTTTGGGAAGAAGAATTAAAACGTTACTATCCAGATAAATATGCCCTACAGCCCAAAGACGAAAGTTTACCGTTAGATGCATACTATCAGTGTTTTAAAGAGTGTGATGAGCAGCCATTCTATATTGAGTCAAAGAGTGGCACCCTAATCCCAATCACAAAAGCGGCTGATCTAGAAAAATGGAAAACCTGTCAAAAGCTTTATCTGCTAGTAATGGAAGGTGATTTTAAGGCCATTGCCGACTTTAGAAAGAAAAACCCTCGTACTCCAGATTCCCTTCCTGAAACCACAATTTTAGAAATGTTATTTGATGGCAGCATTCAAAATTATCAGCACAAAACATTGTTCGATTGGGCAGCTAGCGCCTTCGGTCAGCCACTTTTAAATGCTGCCTTTCAAGAGGCAATAGGAAACTGCAGCAATGAACAAGATGAAAGACTAAAATTGTTACTTAAGCAGCAAGGTTACGAACAAATAGATGCACTTTTTAATAAAGAGCTCATATTAGCGCTGATATTGAATCAACCAAATGTTGTTAAAGCGAACATTAAAGATAATGTTAACCAGTCACTTACAATCAGGGGCGCAACTGCGCTTTTTATCGCTGCCAAGAATGGGCATTTGGAGCTAGTGAGATACTTAGTTAAACACAAGGCAAATGTTAATCAGGCGCGCACCGATGATGGCCTAACTGCGCTTTTTATGGCTGCTCAAAATGGGCATCTGCAGGTGGTGAAATTCCTCGTTGAACAGGGCGCTAATGTCAATCAGGCATGCACCGATGATGGCTCAACTGCGCTTTATATCGCTGCTCAAGAAGGGCATCTGGAGGTGGTGAAATTCCTCGTTGAACACGGCGCTAATGTCAATCAGGCGCGCACCGATAATAGCGTAACTGCGCTTTATATCGCTGCTCAACAAGGACATCTGCAGGTGGTGAAATTCCTCGTTGAACATGGCGCCACTGTCAATCAGGTGTGCACCTATAATGGCATAACCCCACTTATAAGCGCTGCTCAAAATGGGCATCTGCAGGTGGTGAAATTCCTCGTTGAACACGGTGCTAATGTCAATCAGGCGCGCACCAATAATGGCGCAACTGCGCTTTATATCGCTGTTCAAAATGGGCATCTGCAGATGGTGAAGTTCCTCGTTGAACATGGCGCTAATGTCAATCAGACCCTGCGGACTGATAATGGCGTAACTGCGCTTTATACCGCTGCTAAAAATGGGCATCTGCAGGTGGTGAAATTCCTCGTTGAACACGGTGCTAATGTCAATCAGGCGTGCACCAATAATGGCGCAACTCCACTTATAATCGCTGCTCGAGAAGGGCATCTGCAGGTGGTGAATTATTTACGTAAAGTAGCTCCAGGGGTGCAAAAAATAACAAAAGAACTAATCCAGGTTTTAAGTACAAAATGTCCACCGAATGCAGAAGTATTAGACAAAGCCATAATTCTTTTTGACTGGTATGCTGCACAGCCCAATTTTCCTAACAAGGAGGCTGTAAATAATATCGTTAAACAACTTAATGATCTGAAGAACAACAATAATGATGAGTTTACTCAAGCAAGATTTACTTCCATAATAAAGAGGTCATTTAATCAAGCTAACGCTAACCATTCTGGGCTTTTATTTTGGACTAAACCAGCCTCTTATGAATCACTCAAAAATGAAGATCATTTTAAAATGATTGAAAAATTCATTTTAGAAAATCTGGATGGTTATTTTATCGAATTAAATTGTCTGAATGAATCAGCAGGTCTTACTAATCATTAAAATCGCATCATAGAATTATTAAGTGACATTTTATCTCTATTGGCTCTAATGGAGTATGAGTGCCTTTAAAAAATCATATTTTTTTCTCAATAATGACTCTGATTAATTTTCTGATTGGGATACTTTTAAGGTCACTAAATTCGCAAACTTGAAAAGTTTGCATATTGCGGTGCGCCGCGGTGTTGAACAAAGCTGAAGACTTGGCAACTGAGCTGATGGGAAAGATTACCTTACGGGAGAATCTAAACCAAGCTTATAAGCGAGTGAAAGCTAATAAAGTAGCTCCAATAGGTGCACAGACTTCTCCTTATATTAATTATCATTTTGATATTATTCCAGCAGCTTCAAGCATCGCCTTAGTTGCTTTCTCAACAGATTCTCTTACAGGATCCAGGTCTAATCGAGCATAAATCGCTGTTGTTAAGGGTGATTTGTGATTAAGTGATTTCCGATGATGACAAGTGAAGTACCCATCTTCGCCTGCCAGCTTCCGAGTGTCCGGCGTAAATCATGGATTCGTAAGTTCTCAATCCCAGCCCTTGCTAAAATTCGCTGCCAACCTTTTTTGGGCTCAGTAATATGACCATGCATGCCGTTACTTGGGAAAACAAATGGGTTTTTTGCAGTTAATTTCCTAGCTGCCAAAATATTTGATGCTTCATCAGATAATGTAATGGTTTGCGACTCTCCATCTGTTTTACTGCTAGGGACATTTCATGCAAAAGTAACTAATTTGATAATCTTCTCAGAAGAAATAATTAAAAAAATGAAACTATTGTTCGTGTTGAAAGTTAAAAGTAAGGTGCTTGAGTATTATTTGAAAAAGTATAAAATCATACAAAAACATAAACAGCACTCCATGCTAAAGCGAGTTACGACTAATTTCCAAATCATGGACTCAGACTAAATGCCTCATTACATAAGAGCTGAATCAGCTTTAAATCATTCTGTAATTTATACCGACGATTCAGGAAGGTTTTTTCGATTTTCTGGAGGGACTTGGGCATGGAGAAATCATAACCCCGGTAATCTTGTCCAGGAAAAATTAGTGCAAGGCATAATGAGATTGGGTCTACTGGGAAATTTGCAATATTTCCTGATTATGAAAACGGTCATTTAGCGTTGTTAGATTGTTTGCGAACCACTTATATAAATTCTTCACTTGATGATTTAGTTGAAGATTATGCTCCCGCAAAAGATGGTAATAACGTCAAGAAATATAGAAAATTTCTTCATGATGAAACAGGTGTTACCGATAATAAAAAGGTCAAAGATTTTACACCTAGTGAATTTGATAAACTCTGGAGAGCAATAGAAAAAATAGAAGGCTATGAAGAAGGAATTATAATCGAGGTTTTCCCGGTCACCCAGGTCCATAAAAATAAAAATGGCATTTGTGATTACAACATCAAAAATATTGGATGGGTTTCTAAAGCAGAATGTTTAAAATTAGCTAAACAAGGTAAATTAGATTTAGTA
Above is a genomic segment from Gammaproteobacteria bacterium containing:
- a CDS encoding AMP-binding protein; protein product: MSSNLPSPFISFNDVLCQNAIKYENKIALSEIYPGNRKNQFVTYGELLSMINSSLYLFETFNGRKALLIYSSGIDFVIAFMACLSSGVIPIPIEPINESNFKDKTKNLKKLIDELKIDVIFSNASICEIINKNNEYFNYLGLVDIVDTSGYDKNTWCASYDSSEFRAEESEMLTLLPSKPTFGVRGPENNFGMPSVDAKFNANETAWMQRSSGTTGAIKYIILTHGNIMHSLISNSQHWNLTHADVSLTWTPHYYIYGLMTGILLPLFSGNTAYIMSSTYFVDNPIFWLQSISKYQVTYSGCLIYGYQLCISQAGRSEAKNLDLSSWRIAICGGELIDEGILKKFRRTFEKFGFSEKIFCPSYGMSEFTGFITSSYPGTKYNVYNFSKKIKMRNKIGKFIMTKSVVSCGKAGQHSKINIIDSETLIELPPGEVGEVCLTGSALFENYFHKEKDLFRIDNQYYFRTGDLGFLFKDELYLMGRLNDLLKIGKKTYLITEIEFYINSLSLLFKYQATVIVYVNENITLFQEIHHEDANETLVSLGWVLRKSVLQRFDILITNIVYLKSGSFPRTVNGKINRACFKTANFSDGLVILYEDNDYLDQFIKHVYIS
- a CDS encoding aromatic amino acid lyase; this translates as MKKLKKNQKSNVIYIGSTSWLTIQDCKLISKHQCFVKIRKKTFTHMNKSYEFLKKAIDQRVPIYGINTQFGDQVTLLDENFEGSSKEYYESIENRQKALINSHCCGLGDVVLIDFVRVAMILRAHCLSQGYSGVKYSAVNALVSFYNHDINPIVRQFGSIGASGDLIPLASIATAIIGGNTEVVYRGKIIKATQALKLTGLQKYNPQIREGLAMINGTTFMTAIAALAVYELKRLFDQMLTAIALSLESLKVIDCAYHPLVHEVKRHKGEIEVNNFVLACWRGSQLITNINEARSKLERPIQDYYSLRSVSQGFGPFFENLDRSINWIENEINSVNDNPIIDLDNAKIHHGANFMGYYITDACDLLKMNIAQAATWIHALLAVMVHPRKNNALPANLVKDPSNQNGFRPLQLLAASITVQCRKLAQCHQSYMLPTEGDNQDVNSLGTHAAFDLQNAVTYLDKLTAILYLAVAQALELRGIEKISDTGKKILASIRKVSPTIGKCRPLTNELNNVVMMLREEKI
- a CDS encoding ankyrin repeat domain-containing protein, which encodes MELNREPWPIDLGEWPLDILMQMLKWIPYKDIAHLSQANHALLGICRSNRLWEEELKRYYPDKYALQPKDESLPLDAYYQCFKECDEQPFYIESKSGTLIPITKAADLEKWKTCQKLYLLVMEGDFKAIADFRKKNPRTPDSLPETTILEMLFDGSIQNYQHKTLFDWAASAFGQPLLNAAFQEAIGNCSNEQDERLKLLLKQQGYEQIDALFNKELILALILNQPNVVKANIKDNVNQSLTIRGATALFIAAKNGHLELVRYLVKHKANVNQARTDDGLTALFMAAQNGHLQVVKFLVEQGANVNQACTDDGSTALYIAAQEGHLEVVKFLVEHGANVNQARTDNSVTALYIAAQQGHLQVVKFLVEHGATVNQVCTYNGITPLISAAQNGHLQVVKFLVEHGANVNQARTNNGATALYIAVQNGHLQMVKFLVEHGANVNQTLRTDNGVTALYTAAKNGHLQVVKFLVEHGANVNQACTNNGATPLIIAAREGHLQVVNYLRKVAPGVQKITKELIQVLSTKCPPNAEVLDKAIILFDWYAAQPNFPNKEAVNNIVKQLNDLKNNNNDEFTQARFTSIIKRSFNQANANHSGLLFWTKPASYESLKNEDHFKMIEKFILENLDGYFIELNCLNESAGLTNH
- a CDS encoding DUF3892 domain-containing protein, yielding MLDCLRTTYINSSLDDLVEDYAPAKDGNNVKKYRKFLHDETGVTDNKKVKDFTPSEFDKLWRAIEKIEGYEEGIIIEVFPVTQVHKNKNGICDYNIKNIGWVSKAECLKLAKQGKLDLVVCSHLGNEYLRTREKSTVNDSLNNLVIKDKKKEG